One window from the genome of Castellaniella sp. MT123 encodes:
- a CDS encoding c-type cytochrome: protein MKRALSSMFMAGSLVLAGALPGLAHAQSATAVPDAKAGEQLFANGDMSRGVLACVTCHGAGGNSTIPANPNLAAMPHEYIAKQLQDFVAQGDKKAVRNGPGGAPSIMATIAPSLTPQDIQNVALYLSQQKLDWNAAGTAKHEKTLDRGQQIWRAGIADRQVPACAACHSANGAGLPGEFPRLAGQHPEYIMEQLKLFRSGDRANAIMGDIVNRMTDPDLAAVADYAAGLR, encoded by the coding sequence ATGAAGCGTGCGCTTTCCAGTATGTTCATGGCCGGCAGCCTGGTGCTTGCCGGCGCCCTGCCTGGTTTGGCCCACGCCCAGAGTGCCACCGCGGTACCGGACGCCAAGGCTGGCGAACAGCTCTTCGCCAATGGCGACATGTCGCGCGGCGTGCTGGCCTGTGTCACCTGTCACGGGGCGGGGGGCAACAGCACCATTCCCGCCAATCCCAACCTGGCCGCCATGCCGCACGAATACATCGCCAAACAGCTGCAAGATTTCGTGGCCCAGGGCGATAAAAAGGCCGTGCGCAACGGCCCGGGTGGCGCGCCGTCCATCATGGCTACCATCGCTCCGTCGCTGACGCCCCAGGACATCCAGAACGTCGCCCTGTACCTTTCGCAGCAAAAGCTCGACTGGAACGCGGCGGGCACGGCCAAGCACGAAAAAACCCTCGATCGCGGCCAGCAGATCTGGCGCGCGGGCATCGCCGATCGGCAGGTCCCCGCCTGTGCGGCCTGCCACTCGGCCAATGGTGCCGGCCTGCCGGGCGAATTTCCGCGCCTGGCCGGCCAGCATCCAGAATACATCATGGAACAACTGAAACTCTTCCGCTCGGGCGATCGGGCCAATGCCATCATGGGTGACATCGTCAACCGGATGACCGACCCGGATCTGGCGGCCGTAGCCGATTACGCTGCGGGCTTGCGCTGA
- a CDS encoding trypsin-like peptidase domain-containing protein, which yields MRRLWLIFAQTVTVCLGVLFLVSTLRPQWLPGNQPPAGNSVAGGAAGPALPVVSYASAVARAAPSVVNVYTRKHVDVPLVPLPADPALRQLLRSLPGFTQRQNSTSLGSGVIVRADGYILTNYHVIESADSIEVSLRDGRQAAARIVGTDPESDLAVLKIDLDKLPTIVFDPEQSVRVGDVVLAIGNPFGVGQTTTQGIVSALGRNRLGINTYEDFIQTDAAINPGNSGGALIDTQGRLVGINTAIYSETGGSLGIGFAIPSGPAHQILNQIIQSGHVQRGWLGLEPQDITPDLAQAFHLGSAQGAIVARVLPRGPAARAGVQVGDIIQSLDGQPVRDSFDLLNRLAPLKAGHVARLGVMRSGKTLALDVTVGVRPAAQRPAGH from the coding sequence ATGCGACGATTGTGGCTGATTTTTGCCCAGACCGTGACGGTCTGTCTGGGCGTGCTGTTCTTGGTGTCCACCCTGCGGCCGCAGTGGCTGCCGGGCAATCAACCGCCCGCCGGCAACAGCGTCGCGGGCGGGGCCGCCGGCCCGGCGCTGCCGGTGGTCAGCTACGCTTCGGCGGTCGCCAGGGCGGCGCCGTCAGTGGTCAACGTCTACACGCGCAAGCATGTGGACGTGCCGCTGGTGCCGCTGCCCGCCGATCCTGCGCTGCGGCAGCTGCTGCGCAGCCTGCCGGGTTTCACCCAGCGGCAGAATTCCACCAGCCTGGGGTCGGGCGTGATCGTGCGCGCCGATGGCTATATTCTGACCAACTACCACGTGATCGAGTCCGCCGATTCGATCGAGGTCAGCCTGCGGGACGGCCGCCAGGCGGCGGCGCGCATCGTCGGCACCGACCCGGAAAGCGACCTGGCCGTGCTGAAGATCGATCTGGACAAGCTGCCCACCATCGTCTTCGATCCGGAACAGTCCGTGCGGGTGGGCGACGTGGTGCTGGCGATCGGCAATCCGTTCGGGGTCGGCCAGACGACCACACAGGGCATTGTCTCCGCCCTGGGGCGCAATCGCCTGGGGATCAATACCTACGAAGACTTCATCCAGACCGACGCAGCCATCAACCCGGGCAATTCGGGTGGCGCGCTGATCGATACGCAGGGGCGCCTGGTCGGGATCAACACCGCCATCTACTCCGAAACCGGGGGATCCCTAGGCATCGGCTTTGCGATCCCGTCGGGGCCCGCGCATCAGATCCTGAATCAGATCATCCAGTCCGGCCACGTTCAGCGCGGCTGGCTGGGGCTAGAGCCCCAGGACATCACCCCTGATCTGGCGCAGGCCTTCCACCTGGGCAGCGCGCAGGGCGCGATCGTCGCCCGCGTGCTGCCGCGCGGGCCGGCGGCCCGCGCCGGCGTGCAGGTGGGTGACATCATCCAGTCGCTGGACGGCCAGCCGGTGCGGGATTCCTTCGATCTGCTCAATCGGCTGGCGCCTTTGAAGGCAGGCCATGTCGCCCGCCTGGGCGTGATGCGCAGCGGCAAGACCCTGGCGCTGGACGTGACCGTGGGCGTGCGCCCGGCCGCGCAGCGGCCGGCGGGGCATTAG
- the petA gene encoding ubiquinol-cytochrome c reductase iron-sulfur subunit: MSQNPTQSDEQGAVDPNLPPDPSRRFWVASACTLGGVAGVATAVPFVGSFAPSEKAKAAGAPVEADISNLPMGQMMVVEWRGKPIWIVRRTKAELEDLAKHDGELADPLSKRPGFTPPFAENEYRSRKPEIFICIGICTHLGCSPTAHFQTGAQSGLPNDWPGGWLCPCHGSTFDLAGRVFKNKPAPDNLEVPPYAFSPDGTHVVIGVDTYPNKA; this comes from the coding sequence ATGAGTCAGAATCCGACACAGTCCGACGAGCAGGGCGCGGTCGACCCGAACCTGCCCCCCGACCCTTCACGCCGTTTTTGGGTGGCTTCGGCCTGTACTCTGGGCGGCGTGGCGGGTGTCGCCACGGCCGTGCCGTTTGTCGGCTCGTTTGCTCCTTCCGAAAAAGCAAAGGCCGCCGGCGCCCCCGTCGAGGCCGACATCTCGAATCTGCCCATGGGCCAGATGATGGTCGTCGAATGGCGCGGCAAGCCGATCTGGATCGTGCGCCGCACGAAGGCCGAACTCGAAGACCTGGCAAAACACGACGGCGAGCTTGCCGACCCCCTGTCCAAGCGCCCCGGCTTCACGCCGCCCTTCGCCGAAAACGAATATCGTTCACGCAAACCCGAAATCTTCATCTGTATCGGCATCTGCACGCACCTGGGCTGCTCGCCGACCGCGCACTTCCAGACGGGCGCCCAGTCGGGCCTGCCCAATGACTGGCCGGGCGGCTGGCTGTGCCCCTGTCACGGTTCCACGTTCGACCTGGCTGGCCGCGTCTTCAAGAACAAGCCAGCTCCCGACAATCTCGAAGTCCCGCCCTATGCGTTTTCACCCGACGGCACGCACGTCGTGATCGGTGTGGACACCTACCCCAACAAGGCCTGA
- the yihA gene encoding ribosome biogenesis GTP-binding protein YihA/YsxC, which produces MSLLHRARFTVSAARLDQLPPPTTAEVCFAGRSNSGKSSAINVLTNQRRLAFSSKTPGRTRLINLFGIPDPMTPDAWLGFLVDLPGYGYAAVDRAARDEWAEVLGGYLHERSSLAGVVLLIDIRRGVTDLDRRLAHWIGLRGLPTLALLTKADKLPYGQRVRAVAQARKDLAEIGTLAALPFSATHRIGLDEAAAHIENWISPQVVP; this is translated from the coding sequence GTGTCCCTTCTTCATCGCGCCCGCTTTACGGTTTCAGCCGCCCGCCTGGACCAGCTTCCGCCCCCCACCACCGCCGAAGTCTGTTTCGCGGGCCGATCCAATTCCGGCAAATCATCGGCCATCAACGTGCTGACCAATCAGCGGCGTCTGGCCTTTTCCAGCAAGACGCCGGGGCGCACGCGGCTGATCAACCTGTTCGGGATTCCCGACCCGATGACCCCCGATGCCTGGCTGGGCTTTCTGGTGGACCTGCCCGGCTACGGCTATGCGGCGGTCGACCGCGCCGCCCGTGACGAATGGGCGGAAGTCCTGGGCGGCTATCTGCACGAACGATCCAGCCTGGCCGGTGTCGTGCTGCTGATCGACATTCGTCGCGGCGTCACTGACCTGGACCGGCGCCTGGCGCACTGGATCGGGTTGCGCGGCCTGCCCACCCTGGCGCTGCTGACCAAGGCCGACAAGCTTCCCTACGGCCAGCGCGTACGGGCTGTTGCCCAGGCACGCAAGGATCTCGCCGAGATCGGCACGCTGGCCGCGCTGCCCTTCTCCGCCACCCACCGGATCGGCCTGGACGAGGCCGCAGCCCACATCGAGAACTGGATTTCTCCGCAGGTCGTGCCCTGA
- the hemB gene encoding porphobilinogen synthase has protein sequence MTTFLPSTDFPTVRLRRNRRDDFSRRLVRENRLTTDDLIYPVFVREGSNVREAVDSMPDVVRHSPDTLLRTAEECLKLGIPVLALFPNIDPSLKTPDGIEAANPDGLIPRTVALLKRHFPELGVLTDVALDPYTSHGQDGLIDADGQLLNEPTVAMLVRQALTHAEAGVDIVAPSDMMDGRIGAVRQALDGRGRIHTRIMAYSAKYASAFYGPFRDAVGSAANLGTSNKATYQMDPANRLEALREVAADIREGADMVMVKPGLPYLDVLREVKDAFGMPTYAYQVSGEYAMIKAAAANGWLDHDKVMMESLLAFKRAGGDGILTYFAIAAAKLLRN, from the coding sequence ATGACCACATTCCTTCCTTCCACCGATTTCCCCACCGTCCGGCTGCGCCGCAACCGGCGCGACGACTTTTCCCGCCGCCTGGTGCGCGAGAACCGCCTGACCACCGACGATCTGATCTACCCGGTCTTCGTGCGCGAAGGCAGCAATGTCCGCGAAGCGGTGGACTCGATGCCCGACGTCGTGCGCCACTCGCCGGACACCCTGCTGCGCACCGCCGAGGAATGCCTGAAGCTGGGCATCCCCGTGCTAGCGCTGTTCCCGAACATCGATCCGTCGCTGAAAACCCCGGACGGCATCGAGGCCGCCAACCCGGACGGCCTGATTCCGCGCACCGTGGCGCTGCTGAAGCGGCATTTCCCCGAGCTGGGCGTGCTGACCGACGTGGCGCTGGACCCCTACACCAGCCACGGGCAGGACGGCCTGATCGACGCGGACGGCCAACTGCTCAACGAGCCCACGGTCGCCATGCTGGTGCGCCAGGCGCTGACCCACGCCGAGGCCGGCGTGGATATCGTCGCCCCCAGCGACATGATGGACGGGCGCATCGGCGCGGTGCGCCAGGCGCTGGACGGGCGCGGGCGCATCCATACCCGCATCATGGCGTATTCGGCGAAATACGCCAGCGCCTTCTATGGCCCGTTCCGCGACGCGGTGGGATCGGCCGCGAACCTGGGGACATCGAACAAGGCCACCTACCAGATGGATCCGGCCAACCGCCTGGAAGCCCTGCGCGAAGTCGCCGCGGACATCCGCGAGGGCGCCGACATGGTGATGGTCAAGCCCGGCCTGCCGTATCTGGATGTGCTGCGCGAGGTGAAGGACGCTTTCGGCATGCCGACCTACGCCTATCAGGTCAGCGGCGAGTACGCGATGATCAAGGCGGCGGCGGCCAACGGCTGGCTGGATCACGACAAGGTGATGATGGAATCGCTGCTGGCCTTCAAACGGGCGGGCGGCGACGGGATCCTGACGTATTTCGCCATCGCGGCGGCGAAGCTGCTGCGAAACTAA
- a CDS encoding Nif3-like dinuclear metal center hexameric protein has product MKPQISRQELEHWLNITLQPERFRDYCPNGLQVEGRAEIRHIVTGVTASQALIDAAIARGADAILVHHGWFWKNENPCIRGPKHRRLSALLAQEINLFAYHLPLDAHPEWGNNAQLARVMDWTPEIQPDGTPTRCGPDNLVWLGAPAWDCTVGELSTDVAQRLGRKPLVIGELDQPVRRLAWCTGAAQSMMDAALAAGADCFVSGEISEPTVHLARETGSAYISAGHHATERYGVQALGAAIEAQFGVPCTFVDIDNPV; this is encoded by the coding sequence ATGAAACCACAGATTTCCCGTCAGGAGCTGGAACACTGGCTGAACATCACGCTGCAACCCGAACGGTTCCGCGACTATTGCCCTAATGGCCTGCAGGTCGAGGGCCGCGCCGAGATTCGCCACATCGTCACGGGGGTGACGGCATCCCAGGCCCTGATCGACGCCGCCATCGCCCGCGGCGCCGATGCGATCCTGGTGCATCACGGCTGGTTCTGGAAAAACGAGAATCCCTGTATCCGCGGCCCGAAACACCGCCGCCTGTCGGCTCTGCTGGCCCAGGAGATCAATCTGTTCGCCTATCATCTGCCGCTGGATGCCCACCCGGAATGGGGCAACAATGCGCAATTGGCGCGGGTGATGGACTGGACTCCGGAGATCCAGCCGGATGGGACGCCGACGCGCTGCGGCCCGGACAATCTGGTCTGGCTGGGCGCGCCCGCCTGGGACTGCACGGTGGGCGAGTTGTCGACCGATGTGGCTCAGCGTCTGGGGCGCAAGCCGCTGGTGATCGGCGAGCTGGATCAGCCGGTGCGACGTTTGGCGTGGTGCACTGGGGCTGCGCAAAGCATGATGGATGCGGCGCTGGCTGCGGGCGCGGATTGTTTCGTGAGCGGCGAGATTTCGGAACCGACGGTGCATCTGGCGCGCGAAACGGGTAGTGCGTACATTAGCGCGGGGCATCATGCGACTGAGCGCTATGGGGTGCAGGCGCTGGGCGCGGCGATCGAGGCGCAGTTCGGGGTGCCTTGCACTTTTGTGGATATCGATAATCCGGTTTGA
- the mscL gene encoding large conductance mechanosensitive channel protein MscL: MASARGFIKEFQEFAVKGNMMDLAIGVIIGGAFGKIIDSIVNDLVMPIINFIVGGKVNFDNLFWVMRLPENYAGPMTAADLTKAGAVVFSWGHFLTVFVNFILLALVVFILVKMVNNARRRFEAPPAPAAAPATPEDVLLLREIRDSLKR; this comes from the coding sequence ATGGCCAGCGCACGGGGTTTCATCAAAGAATTCCAGGAATTTGCCGTCAAGGGCAACATGATGGATCTCGCCATCGGCGTGATCATCGGTGGTGCGTTCGGGAAAATCATCGACTCCATCGTCAACGACCTGGTCATGCCGATCATCAATTTCATCGTCGGCGGTAAAGTCAACTTCGACAACCTCTTCTGGGTCATGCGCCTGCCCGAAAATTACGCCGGTCCGATGACGGCCGCCGATCTGACAAAGGCGGGCGCCGTGGTGTTTTCATGGGGGCATTTCCTGACCGTCTTCGTCAATTTCATTCTGCTGGCCCTGGTCGTGTTCATCCTGGTCAAGATGGTGAACAACGCCCGCCGCCGCTTCGAGGCGCCCCCCGCGCCCGCCGCCGCCCCCGCAACCCCCGAAGACGTCCTGCTGCTGCGCGAAATCCGCGACTCGTTGAAGCGATAG